One part of the Actinomyces howellii genome encodes these proteins:
- the zwf gene encoding glucose-6-phosphate dehydrogenase, whose product MDVFDPVRSGAADPRRRTNPLLDPRDLRLPRVAEPCVLVMFGITGDLARHKLLPAVYDLANRGLLSPSFSLVGVGRRPWSDEDMRDYVAANVRKRARTPWREAIWDQLAAGMRFVEFDSFTDDEAYARLTTVVEGLDADRGTSGNRAFYLSIPPGWFPAVTERIAASGLVDEAAGSWRRVVIEKPFGHDRASARELDELVGRIVRPDDVFRVDHYLGKETVQNILALRFANTMFEPLWNQRYVDHVQITMAEDIGIGTRAGYYDTIGSARDVIQNHLLQLLALTAMEEPTSMSAPQVRAEKEKVLAAVRLERDGLLDLDATTARGRYAAGYQGGVPVRAYLDEDGVAPDSRTETFAALRLEIANRRWAGVPFYLRAGKRLARRVTEVAVVFKQPPFLPFGPAATAGVGSNAVVLRIQPDEGITMRLASKVPGTQMELRDVSMDFGYGATFNEESPEAYERLILDALLGDAPLFPHQREVDLSWRILDPVIEHWAANGRPEDYRPGSWGPEGAHELLARDNRTWRRS is encoded by the coding sequence GTGGACGTCTTCGACCCAGTGCGGAGCGGCGCGGCGGATCCGCGTCGCCGGACCAACCCCCTTCTGGACCCGCGTGACCTGCGCCTGCCGCGCGTGGCCGAGCCCTGCGTCCTGGTCATGTTCGGGATCACCGGCGACCTGGCGCGCCACAAGCTGCTCCCGGCCGTTTACGACCTGGCCAACCGGGGGCTGCTGTCCCCCAGCTTCTCCCTTGTGGGAGTCGGCCGCCGGCCCTGGAGCGACGAGGACATGCGTGACTACGTCGCCGCCAACGTCCGCAAGCGGGCCCGGACGCCGTGGCGCGAGGCGATCTGGGACCAGCTCGCCGCAGGCATGCGCTTCGTGGAGTTCGACTCCTTCACCGACGACGAGGCCTACGCCCGGCTCACCACGGTGGTCGAGGGGCTCGACGCCGACCGCGGGACGAGCGGCAACCGCGCCTTCTACCTGTCGATCCCTCCGGGGTGGTTCCCGGCGGTCACCGAGAGGATCGCCGCCTCCGGGCTCGTCGACGAGGCAGCCGGGTCCTGGCGCAGGGTGGTCATCGAGAAGCCCTTCGGGCACGACCGGGCCAGCGCCCGTGAGCTCGACGAGCTCGTGGGCCGGATCGTGCGCCCCGACGACGTCTTCCGCGTCGACCACTACCTGGGCAAGGAGACCGTCCAGAACATCCTCGCGCTGCGCTTCGCCAACACGATGTTCGAGCCCCTGTGGAACCAGCGCTACGTCGACCACGTCCAGATCACGATGGCCGAGGACATCGGGATCGGCACGCGGGCCGGCTACTACGACACGATCGGCTCGGCCCGTGACGTCATCCAGAACCACCTCCTCCAGCTCCTGGCGCTCACGGCGATGGAGGAGCCCACGAGCATGAGCGCCCCGCAGGTGCGTGCCGAGAAGGAGAAGGTGCTCGCCGCGGTGCGCCTGGAGCGCGACGGGCTGCTCGACCTGGACGCGACGACCGCGCGCGGACGCTACGCGGCCGGCTACCAGGGCGGCGTCCCGGTGCGCGCCTACCTCGATGAGGACGGGGTCGCCCCGGACTCGCGCACCGAGACCTTCGCCGCCCTGCGCCTGGAGATCGCCAACAGGCGCTGGGCCGGGGTCCCCTTCTACCTGCGCGCCGGCAAGCGCCTGGCGCGCCGGGTCACCGAGGTCGCGGTCGTCTTCAAGCAGCCTCCCTTCCTGCCCTTCGGCCCCGCGGCCACCGCGGGCGTGGGCTCCAACGCCGTCGTCCTGCGGATCCAGCCCGACGAGGGCATCACGATGAGGCTGGCCTCCAAGGTCCCCGGCACGCAGATGGAGCTGCGCGACGTGTCGATGGACTTCGGCTACGGGGCCACCTTCAACGAGGAGTCCCCCGAGGCCTACGAGCGGCTCATCCTCGACGCCCTCCTCGGCGACGCCCCCCTGTTCCCCCACCAGCGCGAGGTGGACCTGTCCTGGCGGATCCTCGACCCCGTCATCGAGCACTGGGCGGCCAACGGCCGGCCGGAGGACTACCGGCCCGGCTCCTGGGGGCCGGAGGGCGCCCACGAGCTCCTCGCCCGCGACAACCGCACCTGGAGGCGCTCATGA
- the pepN gene encoding aminopeptidase N produces the protein MGLTAVPLSHAPARASGRGNIGREEAAWRSGVLRLEALEVVVDLCDTRSPGCSVFDVRSTLTLVVEEPGAAGLWVDFVGEHVRETAVDGVIVPVAWDGARLALPELAPGRHTVDVGARGRLSNSGQGLNRFVDPVDSATYLYTHFEPSDARRAWPCLDQPDLKAPFTLTVLHPASWTVLANGVVESTRPADHREGCTVTRMSTTPPLPSYLTALAAGPWHRVTSSWSSPLRPEDPAVELSWSCRASVARHLDDEPMAITAAGLDLFDRVYGFPYPWGSYDSVLVPEYNLGAMENPGCVTFNEDTYLLSDRATRAQRAERAGTILHEMCHMWFGDLVTPRWWEDTWLKESFAEHQGVWAQAEATAYTEAWVSFASRRKAWAYREDARPSTTHPIVAQVDDVEAARQAFDGITYAKGAAVLKQLVAHLGQEVFLTAARRWFTEHAYGNADLTDFIGTLSEASGRDMSSWAQAWLSTCGPSVISDEMTTAEGLLTSLVLTQEGLDPRTGEQVLRPHSLVVGLYSFEGPGGELVRTHRLPVSLTGPRAEVPGAAGLPVPDLVTVNDEDHTYAVVRPDPASLATARRALHRLTDPLTRSLWWSCLDTLVRDAIMAPGDFVETVLERATDSSETATLTTVLDQALTAAVRLSEGQERARLLGDLTGTRGPEGQGAWGLLMAAAPGSDAQLVRARAWIRAAGEGLVLDPAARASCASRLRLLADGGLEGLVADNDLRWRVLAALACLGEVTDAELDDQRRTDPSSTGAVRHLRAVSSLPSADLKAEVLERLLTDATLSKDQVAALVVGFAVDSHRELTAGSTGTYLGALEELWASRPQESATRLAVGLFPAAGEAGDLAAVETWLADHPHAPAALRRLVLKGRDDLVQVLRVRAAAH, from the coding sequence GTGGGACTGACCGCCGTGCCCCTGAGCCACGCCCCGGCCCGCGCCTCGGGCCGGGGCAACATCGGTCGTGAGGAGGCCGCCTGGCGCTCCGGCGTGCTGCGCCTCGAGGCGCTCGAGGTCGTGGTCGACCTGTGCGACACCCGGTCGCCCGGGTGCTCCGTGTTCGACGTCCGCTCCACCCTGACCCTCGTCGTCGAGGAGCCCGGGGCGGCCGGCCTGTGGGTGGACTTCGTCGGGGAGCACGTCCGGGAGACGGCCGTCGACGGCGTCATCGTGCCCGTGGCGTGGGACGGGGCGCGCCTGGCCCTGCCCGAGCTCGCCCCGGGCAGGCACACGGTTGACGTCGGAGCCCGGGGCCGCCTGTCGAACTCGGGACAGGGCCTCAACCGCTTCGTGGACCCGGTGGACTCGGCCACCTACCTGTACACCCACTTCGAGCCCTCCGACGCCCGGAGGGCCTGGCCCTGCCTCGACCAGCCCGACCTCAAGGCGCCCTTCACCCTGACCGTCCTGCACCCGGCGTCCTGGACGGTCCTGGCCAACGGCGTCGTCGAGTCCACCAGGCCCGCGGACCACCGCGAGGGCTGCACGGTCACCCGCATGTCCACGACACCGCCCCTGCCCAGCTACCTGACCGCCCTGGCCGCCGGGCCCTGGCACCGGGTCACCTCCTCGTGGTCCTCGCCCCTGCGGCCCGAGGACCCCGCCGTCGAGCTGTCGTGGTCGTGCCGGGCCAGCGTGGCCAGGCACCTCGACGACGAGCCGATGGCCATCACGGCGGCCGGCCTCGACCTGTTCGACCGGGTCTACGGCTTCCCCTACCCGTGGGGCTCCTACGACAGCGTCCTGGTCCCCGAGTACAACCTGGGCGCCATGGAGAACCCGGGCTGCGTCACCTTCAACGAGGACACCTACCTCCTGAGTGACAGGGCCACCCGAGCCCAGCGGGCTGAGCGGGCAGGGACGATCCTGCACGAGATGTGCCACATGTGGTTCGGCGACCTCGTCACCCCCCGCTGGTGGGAGGACACCTGGCTCAAGGAGTCCTTCGCCGAGCACCAGGGGGTCTGGGCCCAGGCCGAGGCCACCGCCTACACCGAGGCGTGGGTCTCCTTCGCCTCGAGGCGCAAGGCCTGGGCCTACCGCGAGGACGCCCGGCCCTCGACGACCCACCCGATCGTCGCGCAGGTCGACGACGTCGAGGCGGCGCGCCAGGCCTTCGACGGGATCACCTACGCCAAGGGCGCGGCGGTGCTCAAGCAGCTCGTCGCCCACCTGGGCCAGGAGGTCTTCCTCACGGCGGCCAGGCGCTGGTTCACCGAGCACGCCTACGGCAACGCCGACCTGACCGACTTCATCGGCACGCTGTCGGAGGCCTCCGGTCGGGACATGTCCTCCTGGGCGCAGGCCTGGCTGTCCACCTGCGGGCCCTCGGTCATCAGCGACGAGATGACGACGGCTGAGGGGCTCCTGACCTCCCTCGTCCTGACCCAGGAGGGCCTCGACCCGCGCACCGGCGAGCAGGTGCTGCGACCCCACAGCCTCGTCGTCGGCCTGTACTCCTTCGAGGGCCCGGGCGGCGAGCTCGTGCGCACCCACCGGCTGCCGGTGTCACTGACCGGGCCCCGCGCCGAGGTCCCCGGCGCCGCGGGCCTGCCGGTGCCCGACCTCGTCACGGTCAACGACGAGGACCACACCTACGCGGTCGTGCGTCCCGACCCCGCCTCCCTGGCCACCGCCCGGCGGGCCCTGCACCGCCTCACCGACCCGCTGACCCGGTCCCTGTGGTGGTCCTGCCTCGACACCCTCGTGCGCGACGCGATCATGGCCCCGGGCGACTTCGTCGAGACCGTGCTGGAGCGCGCCACCGACTCCTCAGAGACCGCCACCCTCACCACCGTGCTCGACCAGGCCCTGACGGCCGCGGTGCGCCTGTCCGAGGGACAGGAGCGCGCCCGGCTCCTGGGGGACCTGACCGGGACCCGCGGCCCGGAGGGACAGGGGGCCTGGGGCCTGCTCATGGCCGCGGCGCCGGGCTCCGACGCCCAGCTCGTGCGCGCCCGGGCCTGGATCCGGGCCGCCGGCGAGGGCCTCGTGCTCGACCCGGCCGCCCGCGCCTCGTGCGCCTCCCGCCTGCGCCTGCTGGCCGACGGCGGGCTGGAGGGCCTGGTTGCCGACAACGACCTGCGTTGGCGGGTCCTGGCCGCCCTGGCCTGCCTCGGGGAGGTCACCGACGCCGAGCTGGACGACCAGCGTCGCACCGACCCCTCGTCCACGGGGGCCGTGCGCCACCTGCGGGCCGTGTCCTCCCTGCCGTCGGCGGACCTCAAGGCCGAGGTGCTCGAGCGGCTGCTCACCGACGCCACCCTGAGCAAGGACCAGGTGGCCGCGCTCGTGGTCGGCTTCGCCGTCGACAGCCACCGCGAGCTGACCGCCGGGAGCACCGGGACCTACCTGGGGGCCCTCGAGGAGCTGTGGGCCTCCAGGCCCCAGGAGTCGGCCACCCGCCTCGCGGTCGGGCTGTTCCCCGCCGCGGGGGAGGCCGGCGACCTCGCGGCCGTCGAGACGTGGCTGGCCGACCACCCCCACGCCCCGGCGGCCCTGCGCCGCCTGGTCCTCAAGGGCCGCGACGACCTGGTCCAGGTGCTGCGGGTGCGCGCGGCCGCTCACTGA
- the ftsR gene encoding transcriptional regulator FtsR, which translates to MKISELVDRLKTEFPALSISKVRYLEGEGLISPYRVGNGYRRYSKADMERLRYALTAQRDEYLPLSVIRDRLADLDAAVDAPAPAPVARVVTTDGHGLPSSTLGLEDLVHHSGATAEQVDELVVIGLITPDPQGRFESRDLRTVELALRAHQRGIPVRNLRAVRSAAQREADTIALAVQHKRRRSATAGEDAASELAGIVAELHARLLHAAVQETD; encoded by the coding sequence ATGAAGATCAGCGAGCTGGTCGACCGTCTCAAGACCGAGTTCCCCGCCCTGTCCATCTCAAAGGTCCGCTACCTCGAGGGCGAGGGCCTCATCAGCCCCTACCGCGTCGGCAACGGCTACCGGCGCTACTCCAAGGCGGACATGGAGCGTCTGCGCTACGCCCTGACCGCGCAGCGCGACGAGTACCTGCCTCTGTCGGTCATCCGGGACCGCCTCGCCGATCTCGACGCCGCCGTCGACGCCCCGGCGCCGGCGCCCGTCGCCCGGGTCGTGACCACCGACGGACACGGCCTGCCCTCCTCGACCCTCGGCCTCGAGGACCTCGTCCACCACTCGGGGGCAACGGCCGAGCAGGTCGACGAGCTCGTCGTCATCGGCCTCATCACCCCCGACCCGCAGGGACGTTTTGAGTCCCGCGACCTGAGGACCGTCGAGCTGGCGCTGCGCGCCCACCAGCGGGGGATCCCGGTGCGCAACCTGCGCGCCGTGCGCTCGGCGGCCCAGCGCGAGGCGGACACGATCGCGCTGGCCGTCCAGCACAAGCGACGCCGCTCGGCGACCGCGGGGGAGGACGCGGCCTCGGAGCTGGCGGGCATCGTCGCCGAGCTGCACGCACGCCTGTTGCATGCCGCGGTCCAGGAGACCGACTGA
- a CDS encoding glucose-6-phosphate dehydrogenase assembly protein OpcA, giving the protein MITTLDATTTDGIVSALLSHEGVAGGSRVLTLVVDTDAAGLEKALEAAHGASRDHPCRIVALVRPEAGDVCEPDGRLDAQIRVGHHAGAGETIVLLPRGRVAEHVDTLVVPFLLPDVPVVVWWPCVPPEHPASSPLGRLATTRITNTPALPDPSAALAALAPSSVRGDIDLAWTRITLWRAMVASILDPVLRDQGIDDIVVAGEPANAAVSLIVCWLRLRLGVPVERVDVPGAHGIDTITARTPAGELVIARTDHERVSIRRPGAREPQVVIMARREPVSTMNEELRRLTPDLVYEEVLASFAAECSHRAVPAVPAVHAVDAADADHSRED; this is encoded by the coding sequence ATGATCACGACCCTCGACGCGACGACCACCGACGGCATCGTCTCGGCCCTGCTGTCCCACGAGGGCGTGGCCGGCGGCTCCCGGGTGCTCACCCTCGTCGTCGACACCGACGCCGCAGGCCTGGAGAAGGCCCTCGAGGCCGCCCACGGGGCCAGCCGCGACCACCCCTGCCGGATCGTGGCCCTCGTGCGGCCCGAGGCGGGCGACGTCTGTGAGCCCGACGGGCGCCTTGACGCCCAGATCCGCGTGGGCCACCACGCCGGTGCCGGGGAGACGATCGTCCTCCTGCCTCGCGGGAGGGTCGCCGAGCACGTCGACACCCTCGTCGTGCCCTTCCTCCTGCCCGACGTGCCGGTCGTCGTCTGGTGGCCCTGCGTTCCCCCCGAGCACCCCGCCTCCAGCCCCCTGGGGCGCCTGGCCACCACCCGGATCACGAACACCCCGGCCCTGCCCGACCCCTCGGCGGCCCTGGCCGCCCTGGCCCCCTCCTCGGTCCGCGGGGACATCGACCTGGCCTGGACGAGGATCACCCTGTGGCGGGCCATGGTCGCCTCGATCCTCGACCCGGTGCTCCGGGACCAGGGCATCGATGACATCGTCGTGGCCGGGGAGCCCGCCAACGCCGCGGTCTCCCTCATCGTGTGCTGGCTGCGCCTGCGACTGGGGGTGCCCGTCGAGCGCGTCGACGTCCCCGGCGCCCACGGCATCGACACGATCACGGCGCGCACCCCCGCCGGGGAGCTCGTCATCGCCCGCACCGACCACGAGCGGGTCTCGATCCGCCGGCCCGGCGCCCGGGAGCCTCAGGTCGTCATCATGGCCAGGCGCGAGCCGGTGTCGACGATGAACGAGGAGCTGCGCCGCCTGACCCCCGACCTCGTCTACGAGGAGGTCCTGGCCTCATTCGCAGCCGAGTGCTCGCACCGTGCCGTTCCTGCCGTTCCTGCTGTTCACGCCGTTGACGCGGCTGACGCCGACCACTCCCGGGAGGACTGA
- a CDS encoding MerR family transcriptional regulator, whose protein sequence is MLFGDPLAQLDAYTGFRGPIACRAAGITYRQLDYWARTGLVEPSIRGAKGSGSQRLYSFRDILLLKIVKRLLDTGVSLHQIRTAVNALHERGVEDLTAITLMSDGASVYECTSADEVIDLVQGGQGVFGIAVGRVWHEVEGDLAELPVDRAHAPAVEDELAQRRAAKRQAI, encoded by the coding sequence ATGCTCTTCGGCGACCCCCTCGCCCAGCTCGACGCCTACACCGGCTTCCGCGGACCGATCGCCTGCCGTGCGGCGGGCATCACCTACAGGCAGCTCGACTACTGGGCGCGCACCGGGCTCGTCGAGCCCTCGATCAGGGGCGCCAAGGGCTCAGGCTCCCAGCGCCTCTACTCCTTCAGGGACATCCTCCTGCTCAAGATCGTCAAGCGGCTCCTCGACACCGGTGTCTCGCTCCACCAGATCCGCACCGCGGTCAACGCCCTCCACGAGCGCGGGGTCGAGGACCTCACCGCCATCACCCTCATGAGCGACGGCGCCTCGGTCTACGAGTGCACGAGCGCCGACGAGGTCATCGACCTCGTCCAGGGCGGGCAGGGCGTCTTCGGCATCGCCGTGGGCAGGGTGTGGCACGAGGTCGAGGGAGACCTCGCAGAGCTGCCCGTCGACCGCGCACACGCCCCCGCGGTCGAGGACGAGCTCGCCCAGCGTCGCGCCGCCAAGCGCCAGGCCATCTGA
- a CDS encoding FHA domain-containing protein has translation MSSTPIEPDPTSTQTFGAIDVSMESAAPLLGLSQQDRAAIAALPAGTALLLVQQGPTTGARFLLDSAETTVGRHPRADIFLDDVTVSRKHAIFAALPEGGFAVRDSGSLNGTYVNRERVEQAALRPGDEVQIGKYRMTYHPGPLQAASR, from the coding sequence ATGTCGAGCACGCCGATCGAGCCGGATCCCACGTCGACCCAGACCTTCGGGGCAATCGACGTCTCCATGGAGTCGGCGGCGCCGCTCCTGGGCCTGTCGCAGCAGGACCGTGCCGCGATCGCCGCCCTGCCCGCCGGAACCGCTCTCCTGCTTGTCCAGCAGGGCCCGACCACCGGGGCCCGCTTCCTGCTCGACTCCGCCGAGACGACCGTCGGCCGCCACCCCCGCGCCGACATCTTCCTCGACGACGTGACGGTCTCGCGCAAGCACGCCATCTTCGCCGCCCTGCCCGAGGGCGGGTTCGCGGTGCGCGACTCCGGTTCGCTCAACGGCACCTACGTCAACCGGGAGCGTGTTGAGCAGGCGGCGCTGCGTCCGGGAGACGAGGTCCAGATCGGCAAGTACCGGATGACCTACCACCCGGGTCCCCTGCAGGCCGCCTCCCGGTGA
- a CDS encoding Hsp70 family protein, giving the protein MAARSGSSSPSTSLSAPHDSPAVLDLGVDLGTTRTVVARADRGNYPVLPFTDAQGDAHEYLPSVTALTDDGLVHGFEALAAARAGAPLLRSLKRVLSSPTVKASTPVTIGGQTFGVLEVLASYLSCVRSHLRGSGALDGVDPGDEDANVAVAVPAHAYGAQRLITLQAFRAAGFHVTAMLNEPSAAGFEYTHRKAATVSSRRTRVLVYDLGGGTFDSSVVDVRDDDHEVLASRGLGDLGGDDIDLLLVEMVLARAGVDEQSLSAGELDDLLVQCRDTKEALAPQTRRLLLSLRDNDVVLQAADLYEAAVPLVERSLATMSPLVGRLEDGGPDLTDIAGIYLVGGASSFPLVPRMLRERFGRRVHRSPYPAASTAIGLAIAADRSSRARLKDRLSRGFGVFREADGGTRTVFDAILTQDAVQQDSFGLQGTVLVREYPAVHNVGWYRFAECAGVDEHGAPRGEIAPYEDIVFPFDPALRGRDDLAQVPVERTGWGPRVQERYEVDGTGMVRVTLTDLSDGYSGTYVLGVRTD; this is encoded by the coding sequence ATGGCAGCCCGAAGCGGGAGCAGTAGTCCCTCCACGTCCCTGTCCGCACCTCACGACTCCCCCGCGGTCCTCGACCTGGGTGTCGACCTGGGCACGACCCGCACGGTCGTCGCGCGCGCGGACCGGGGCAACTACCCCGTGCTCCCCTTCACCGACGCCCAGGGTGACGCCCACGAGTACCTCCCCTCGGTCACCGCGCTGACTGACGACGGTCTCGTTCACGGCTTTGAGGCCCTGGCCGCCGCGCGCGCCGGGGCGCCGCTGCTGCGCAGCCTCAAGCGGGTCCTGTCCTCCCCCACCGTCAAGGCCTCGACGCCGGTGACGATCGGCGGGCAGACCTTCGGGGTGCTCGAGGTGCTCGCGAGCTATCTGTCCTGCGTGCGCTCCCACCTGCGGGGCTCGGGGGCGCTTGACGGCGTCGACCCGGGGGACGAGGACGCCAACGTGGCGGTGGCGGTGCCCGCCCACGCCTACGGGGCGCAGCGGCTCATCACCCTCCAGGCCTTCCGCGCGGCAGGCTTCCACGTGACCGCCATGCTCAACGAGCCCAGCGCGGCCGGCTTCGAGTACACCCACCGCAAGGCCGCGACCGTCTCCTCGCGGCGCACGAGGGTCCTCGTCTACGACCTGGGGGGCGGCACCTTCGACTCCTCGGTGGTCGACGTGCGCGACGACGACCACGAGGTCCTGGCCTCGCGCGGCCTGGGCGACCTGGGCGGGGACGACATCGACCTGCTCCTTGTCGAGATGGTGCTGGCCAGGGCGGGGGTCGACGAGCAGTCGCTGAGCGCCGGCGAGCTCGATGACCTGCTCGTCCAGTGCCGAGACACCAAGGAGGCCCTCGCCCCGCAGACGCGCCGTCTCCTGCTCAGCCTGCGCGACAACGACGTCGTCCTCCAGGCGGCAGACCTCTACGAGGCTGCCGTCCCCCTGGTCGAGCGGAGCCTGGCGACGATGTCCCCCCTCGTGGGGCGCCTCGAGGACGGTGGACCCGACCTGACCGACATCGCCGGCATCTACCTCGTGGGAGGGGCCTCGTCCTTCCCGCTCGTGCCCCGCATGCTCCGTGAGCGCTTCGGGCGTCGCGTCCACCGCTCCCCCTACCCCGCTGCCTCGACAGCCATCGGGTTGGCCATCGCGGCAGACCGCTCCTCGCGCGCCCGCCTCAAGGACCGCCTGTCGCGCGGCTTCGGGGTCTTCCGCGAGGCAGACGGCGGCACCCGTACGGTCTTCGACGCGATCTTGACCCAGGACGCCGTCCAGCAGGACTCCTTCGGCCTGCAGGGCACGGTGCTCGTTCGCGAGTACCCTGCGGTCCACAACGTCGGGTGGTACCGCTTCGCAGAGTGCGCCGGTGTTGACGAGCACGGCGCGCCGCGCGGGGAGATCGCGCCCTACGAGGACATCGTCTTCCCCTTCGACCCGGCTCTGCGGGGCCGGGACGACCTCGCCCAGGTCCCGGTGGAGCGCACCGGCTGGGGTCCCCGGGTCCAGGAGCGCTACGAGGTCGACGGCACCGGCATGGTGCGGGTGACCCTGACCGACCTGTCCGACGGCTACAGCGGCACCTACGTCCTGGGCGTTCGCACCGACTGA
- the gndA gene encoding NADP-dependent phosphogluconate dehydrogenase, whose amino-acid sequence MSDFAPAPASADIGVYGLGVMGANLARNLARHGHSVAVFNRTLARTERLISRHGSEGDFVPSARLEDFVASLRRPRVAIIMVQAGAGTEAAINQLRELLEPGDIIVDAGNTFYKDTQRREASLREQGIHFVGTGVSGGEEGALEGPAIMPGGTAESYERLGPMLESISAQVDGEPCCTHVGPDGAGHFVKMVHNGIEYADMQLIAEAYALLRDVAGLSVAEIAEVFGSWRHGELESYLIDVTAEVLARVDPATGEPFVDVVLDAAGQKGTGAWTTQTALELGVAVPAIAEATFARAVSSSTALRAAVRAADLDPGTTAVAVEDRDAFVESVRLALYGSKIAAYAQGFDEIATASADNGWEIDLGAMARIWRDGCIIRARFLDDIMTAYAQDPSLVSLLTAPALSAALQSALPAWREVVATAARSGVAAPAFASSLAYVDQLRAPRLPAALIQGQRDFFGSHTYHRVDDPEGVYHVLWAQAGRPEEKWD is encoded by the coding sequence ATGAGCGACTTCGCCCCGGCCCCGGCCTCGGCAGACATCGGCGTCTACGGACTGGGGGTCATGGGCGCCAACCTCGCCCGCAACCTGGCCCGCCACGGGCACTCCGTGGCCGTGTTCAACCGCACCCTGGCGCGCACCGAGCGGCTCATCTCCCGTCACGGCTCCGAGGGCGACTTCGTGCCCTCGGCGCGGCTGGAGGACTTCGTGGCCTCCCTTCGGCGTCCGCGCGTGGCGATCATCATGGTCCAGGCGGGTGCCGGCACGGAGGCAGCCATCAACCAGCTGCGCGAGCTGCTCGAGCCCGGCGACATCATCGTCGACGCGGGCAACACCTTCTACAAGGACACCCAGCGGCGTGAGGCCTCCCTGAGGGAGCAGGGGATCCACTTCGTGGGCACCGGCGTGTCCGGGGGAGAGGAGGGCGCGCTCGAGGGCCCGGCGATCATGCCCGGCGGGACGGCGGAGTCCTACGAGCGGCTGGGGCCGATGCTCGAGTCGATCTCCGCCCAGGTCGACGGGGAGCCCTGCTGCACGCACGTCGGCCCCGACGGGGCCGGCCACTTCGTCAAGATGGTCCACAACGGCATCGAGTACGCCGACATGCAGCTCATCGCCGAGGCCTACGCCCTGCTGCGTGACGTCGCCGGGCTGAGCGTGGCCGAGATCGCCGAGGTCTTCGGCTCCTGGCGCCACGGAGAGTTGGAGTCCTACCTCATCGACGTCACCGCCGAGGTGCTGGCGCGGGTGGACCCGGCCACGGGCGAGCCCTTCGTCGACGTCGTGCTCGACGCCGCCGGCCAGAAGGGGACCGGCGCCTGGACCACCCAGACGGCCCTCGAGCTCGGGGTGGCGGTGCCGGCCATCGCCGAGGCGACCTTCGCCCGCGCCGTGTCCTCCTCGACCGCGCTGCGCGCCGCCGTGCGCGCCGCCGACCTGGACCCGGGCACGACCGCTGTGGCCGTGGAGGACCGTGACGCCTTCGTGGAGTCCGTGCGCCTGGCCCTCTACGGCTCGAAGATCGCCGCCTACGCCCAGGGCTTCGACGAGATCGCCACCGCCTCGGCCGACAACGGCTGGGAGATCGACCTGGGCGCCATGGCCCGCATCTGGCGCGACGGCTGCATCATCCGCGCCCGGTTCCTCGACGACATCATGACCGCCTACGCCCAGGACCCCTCCCTGGTCAGCCTCCTTACGGCGCCGGCGCTGTCCGCGGCGCTCCAGTCCGCCCTGCCCGCCTGGCGCGAGGTCGTCGCCACCGCCGCGCGGTCGGGGGTGGCCGCACCGGCCTTCGCCTCCTCCCTGGCCTACGTCGACCAGCTGCGCGCCCCGCGCCTGCCCGCCGCCCTCATCCAGGGCCAGCGCGACTTCTTCGGCTCGCACACCTACCACCGTGTCGACGACCCTGAGGGCGTCTACCACGTGCTGTGGGCCCAGGCCGGCCGCCCCGAGGAGAAGTGGGACTGA
- a CDS encoding bifunctional nuclease domain-containing protein → MRTMTLAAIRSTALGHGLVALLVEADGPGVIAVPVSAREGITLSAPDVAPRPTWPDMVAGLGDVLGGRAEQVLLDVDADARLCASVVLARGAGEEPRRTTVACAPSDGLLLAQALSLPITASEALLRLRQVDLDSEDLCDRLAAWRAELAHATASDAAGS, encoded by the coding sequence ATGCGCACCATGACTCTGGCCGCCATTCGCTCGACGGCCCTGGGACACGGTCTGGTCGCGCTCCTGGTCGAGGCCGACGGCCCGGGCGTGATCGCCGTGCCGGTCAGCGCCCGTGAGGGCATCACGCTCTCCGCGCCCGACGTCGCGCCCCGGCCGACATGGCCGGACATGGTCGCCGGTCTGGGCGACGTGCTGGGCGGGCGGGCCGAGCAGGTGCTGCTCGACGTCGACGCCGACGCCCGCCTGTGCGCCTCCGTGGTCCTGGCGCGCGGGGCGGGGGAGGAGCCCCGGCGCACGACGGTGGCCTGCGCCCCCTCCGACGGGCTTCTCCTCGCCCAGGCGCTGTCCCTGCCGATCACGGCCTCAGAGGCGCTCCTGCGCCTCAGGCAGGTCGACCTCGACAGCGAGGACCTGTGCGACCGCCTTGCCGCCTGGCGGGCCGAGCTCGCCCACGCCACCGCCTCCGACGCTGCTGGCTCCTGA